In Deltaproteobacteria bacterium, the genomic stretch CTCGGGTCGACGCTCGCTGCGATCGCGGGCGAGAAGGCCGGCATCGTGAAGCCCGGCGCGCCGCTCGTGACCGGTGCGCTCGCGCCCGAGGCCGCCGCGGTCTCGGCGCAGCGCGCGCGCGAAGCCGGCGTGCCGCTCGTGCGCCTCGGCGCGGAGATCACACGCGAGGTCGTGAGCGAGTCGCTCGGAGGGATGCGCGTCCGCGTGCGCGACGGCGGCTTCTCGTGCGAGTTCGACCTCGCCGCCGCCGGCGCGCATCAAGCCGCGAACGCCGCGATTGCGCTCGCCTGCGCGCGGCGGCTCGGCGTCCTGAGCGACCAAGAGATCGCGCGCGCGGCAGAGCGGGCGTTCGCGCGCGTGACCCTTCCCGGCCGCGTCGAGATCGTCTCGCGCGCGCCGTGGATCCTGATCGACGGCGCGCACACCGAGGAGTCCGCGAAGGCGCTCGCGCACGTGCTCGCGCAGATCCCGCGCCGCTCGGCGCACCTCGTCGTCTCGATTTCCGCCGGCAAAGCGCTCGCGGCCATCTGCGCCGCGCTCGCCCCGCACGCCGACCACGTCACGATCACGCGCGCCGAACCGATCCGTTCCCTGACACCCGCCGAAGTCGCCGACGCCTTCCGCGCCGTCTCCCCCGCCCTCGACCTCCGCATCGTCCCCAACCCCCACCTCGCCCTCCGCGCCGCCCGCGAAAGCACGCGCGAAACCGACCTCCTCTGCGCCACCGGCTCCTTCTACCTCGCGGGCATCGCACGCAGCGTGCTCCGAGCCTAACAACGGAGCCCCGCGGAACGCCAGACAGTCCCGCAACCAGCTGCGCGTCGAACGCTCCTGCCCAGCAGGTCGGCCGAGACCGCAAGCGAAGCGCGCAGCAGCGCGCGAGTCTTCGAGCGCGATGCGAAGTAAACATGGAGAAAAGCGGGCGCCTCGATGCAAAGCCGCGCCCGGCGTGCGGCACACCTCGCTCTCGAGGACCTGCACGGTGCCACGGCCCGCTTCGGCTTTCGGCTTCGCCGAAAGCCGAAGCGCCCGGACCGGCACCTCGCGAAGGCCACGAGGGGAGGGGTTGCCAGTCCGGGCGCTGGAGATTTCGTCTCCCGAGCATCAAGTAGAGCAACCCGCGTGCCAGCGCGGCGAAGCCTCGCGCGCAGAGCCGCATCTCGCGCTACGCGCGCGGAGAAGCGCGCGCTCTTGCCGGTTCGCGATTCGGTGAGTTGCATCCGTACGCGCGAAGCGCAGCGCCAATTTGCGTCACTGCAGCGCCGACCTGCCGACGCTCCGCACACGCCTGTTAGGGAAGCAGCGCCGCGAGCGCCGCGACGTGTTCGGGCCGCGTCCCGCAGCATCCGCCCAGCGCGGTCGCGCCGGCATCGAGCCAGCGCCGCGCGGCTGCCGCGAACTCGCGCGGCGTCTGCGCATTCGTGCGCGCGCCGTCCGCGCGCGGTGCGCCGAGGTTCGCGTACGCAAAGAACGGCATACGCGATTCCTGCAGCACGTCGAGGCACGGCGCGAGCGTCTGCCACGGCGCGCAGTTCACGCCGATCGCGAGCGGCGAGAGCGGCAGCACGCGCGCGATCGCGGCGGTGAGCGGCTCCCCCGAGAGCAGCCGCGCGCCGGGCGCACACGTGAAGCTGACGAGCGCCCGAGCGCCCGCGTCGTGCGCGGCCCGCAGCGCGGCTTCGGCTTCGCGCGCAGTGTTCATCGTCTCGACGAGAATCGCGTCGATGCCGGCCGCCACGAGGTTGCGGGCATGCTCCGCGTGCTCGCGCGCGAGCGTCGCGTCGTCGGGAACGAGCGTGGGCGAATAACAATCTTCGAGCGGCGCCGCGGAGCCGAGCACGAACACGTTCGGGGCGCCCGCCTCGCGCGCACCTTCGCGCGCGAGCTGCACCGCGCGCGCGGTCAGCTCCGCGGCGCGCTCGCCGAGTCCGGCGCGCGCGAGCGTGCGGCGCTGCGTCCGAAACGTGTTCGCGGTGAGCGCCTGCGCGCCCGCGGCGGCGTAGTCGCGGTGAACCGCGCGCAAGACCTCTGGTGCTCCGAGCAGTGCGCGCGCGGACCAGAGCGGCAGTTCGCACGCGACTCCGCGGCGCTCGAGCTCGGTGCCAGTCGCGCCATCGAGAATGCGCGCGCGCATCCTGAAATCGGAGTCGCCACCGATATCATGCGCGGCCATGTCACTCGCCTCGCTCGCGCGGCACGAGCGCGCCGGTCGCCTCGAGCCCGTTCGGCTGGGCGTGCGTTACTCGGCCGACGTGCCGCCGCACCGTAGCGGCGACGGTGTGCTCGGCGCGATCGCGTTTGCGGAGGCGCCGCTCGCGGTCGGCACGCACCGCCTCGGCCCGTTCGAGATCTCCGTCTCCGCGGATCTGCGCGGCAGCGACGCCGCCTTCGACATCGCACTGCGCTCGCGCGCGAGCGAGCCGCTCTACGTCGAGTCGATCGTGCTCGGCGTGCGCTGGCGTCCGCCCGCCGCCGAGAGCGGGATGCGCTTCCTGCGCAACGGCTGGCAGTCGTGGTCGTTCAGCGGAGCGCGCGAGCTCGACGCTACGGGCGCTGCGCCGTTCCCATCGGGTCCGTGGCTACGCGGGATGTTTCACGCAATCGGCCAGCCGGCTGCGGACCGCGCGGGCTGGCACGAGTCCGATCTCGTCACCGCGGCGGCTGCGCCGAGCGGCGCGACGTGCCTCGCTGGGCTCTGCGAAGCCGGCCGTGCGATGGGCCTCGTTTACTTGCGGCGCGAGTCGGAGACGGTGCGCGTCGAGGTCGAGGCGCAGCTCGAAGTGGTGGCCGCGCCCGCCGAGCGGATCGAGAGCGAGCGCTTCACGTTCGCGCTCGGCGACTCCGCGGACGCGCTGCTCGAGCAGTTCGCGGCGGAGCTGGGCGCGCGAGCGGGCGCGCGGACGAACGCGCCGTTCCAGGCCGGCTGGTGCAGCTGGTACCAGTTCTTCGCGGCGGTCTCCGAGGCCGACATCCTGCGCAACCTCGAGTCGCTAGCGAAGCTGCGCGCCTCGCTGCCGATCGACGTCGTGCAGATCGACGACGGCTACCAGCGCGCGACCGGCGACTGGCTCGCGACGAACGCGAAGTTCCCGCGCGGCCTGGCGCCGCTCGCGGCGGACATTCGCAGCGCAGGCTTCCAAGCAGGCATCTGGACGGCGCCCTTCTGCGTGGTTGCCGAGAGCGACACGTTCCGGCTGAACGGCGACTGGTTGTTACGGCGCGGCGACGCGCCATTCCTCGGCCTGCTTCACCGCGAGTGGGCCGCGGACTCGCGCGTCTACGTGCTCGATCCCTCGCTGCCGGCGGTGCAGCGCCACCTGCGCAGCACGTTCGCCGCGCACGCGGCGATGGGCTTCACGTACTTCAAGCCGGACTTCCTCTACGCCGCCGCGATGCAGGCCGACGCAGCGGACGCCTCGCTGCCGCGCGCCGCGCGCCTGCAGCGCGGGCTCGCCGCGATGCGCGAAGGCGCAGGCGCGGAGGCGTTCATCCTCGGCTGCGGCTGTCCCCTCGGCGCGGCGGTCGGCTTCGTCGACGGCATGCGCATCGGGCCCGACACCGCGCCGCACTGGAAGCCGCGCGCGGGCATCGCCGGCATCGAGGACACCGCGGCGTCCGGCGCGAACGCGCTGCGCAACACCTTCGCGCGCGTCTTCATGCACCGGCGGCTTTGGCTCAACGACCCCGATTGCTTGATGGTGCGCAGCGCGAGCACCGAGCTCACGCCCGCGGAGATTCACTCGCTCGCCGCCGGCATCGCGGCGAGCGGCGGCATGGCGATCGTCTCGGACGACGTGGCGGCGCTCTCGCCCGGCGACCTCGAGTTGTTACGGGAGTCGCTCGCGCTCGCGCGCGAGGTGGACGCCGGCGCGGCGCACGGCACCGCGCGCGCGCTCGGGCTGCTCGACGCCGGCGGCCCGCATGGAATCGTGAGCCACACGCAGAACGCCGTGATCGCGGTCGCGCACAACGCGAGCGATGCGCCGGCCACGCTGTCGCGCGACGTCTCGCGCGAGCTGGCGGCGCGCGGTGCGCTCCCGCCGTTCGCGCTGCTCGGCGGCACAGAGCCGGAGCCGCGCGACGATGCGCTGCTGCGCGCCGAGCTCGCGCCGCACGCGAGCCTCGCGGTGCGCGTCGCGAAGGACGTGCGCCTCGCGGTGTTCTGCGATTACGACGGCACGTTCGCGAAGCAGGACGTGGGCTCGACGATCGTGCGCACGCACGCAGCCGAGCGCCGCGCGCAGCTGTGGGCGCGGCTCGAGCGCGGCGAGCTCGACGCGTGGTCGTACAACATGGAGCTGCTGAACGGCCTCGCGTATCCCGAGCGAACGCTGAACGAGTTCCTGAGGACGATCGAGATCGACCCCGGCGGACGCGCGCTGGTCGACTGGTGTGAAGAGCACGGCATTCCGTTCCGCATTCTCAGCGACGGCTTCGACTACAACCTCGAGCGGCTGCAGCGCATCCATGGCGTGCGCTTCGCGCACGACTCGAACCGGCTCTGGTACGAGCAAGACCGCTGGCGCATCGCGGCGCGTTACCCGGATCCCCGCTGCGGCTGCGCCACCGGCGTCTGCAAGGCCGCGCGCATCCGCGAGTTCCGAACGCACCACCCGGGCGCGCGGGTGATTCACGTCGGGAACGGACGCGTCTCTGACTTGTGCGGCGCGCGCGCGGCCGATCTCGTGTTCGCGAAGGACTCGCTGGCGGAGGAGCTCACGAAGCAGGGCGTCGCGTTCGAGCCGTTCGAGACGCTGCACGACGTGATCGCCAGCCTCGAACGGCTCGTCTCCGGCTAGCGCGGGTCGTCCGGGCCGAGCTCGCGCTCGACGTCGGGGTCGCGCGGTGCGACCGCTCTCTCTTGCGCGTCTCGTTTGCGGATGCGCGCGCTCGCTGCGTCGTCGAGCGGCATCACGATCGCGAGCACGACATAGATCACGATGCCGACGCCGCTCGAGATGATCGTGCCGAGCACGAACGCGAGCCGCACGACCGCGGTCGGCAGACCGAGGATCTCAGCGAGCCCGCCGCACACACCGGCGAGCACTCGCTCGGAGCTCGAGCGCGTCCACTCGCTGCGGGGAGTGCGGCGCCGCTCGCCGATGAACGAGCCGCAGTGCTTGCACTTGACCGCTTCGACGCGGACTTCTTCTGCGCAGTAGGGGCAGATCTTCGTGCTCGACATCGATTAGGCCTCGAGCGCGCGCAGGCGCGCGCGCTTGTGCGCAGCGATCGGGATGGCGCCGGCGGCGATGGCGATCCACACCAGCGCTCCGCCCGCGTAGGCGAGCGCGATCGCGTTGGCGACCGGGAGCGGCAGCACGCCGCGCAGCACCTCGGCGAGCCGCGGCAGGAAGTACGCGTTCCACGCGAGCACGATCGCGAGCGGCGGCAGCGCAGCCGCGCACAGCAGTGCGAGCTCGCGCTTGAAGCCGGCGGGGATCGTGCGGGCGGCGAGCTGCGCGCGCAGCTCGCGCTTCGCGCGCGCGAGAGTCGTCTCGAGCAGCGCGAGCGGCGGCGCGCTCACGCGGAAGTGGTCGAGCTCGCGCGAGAGACCGCGCAGCTCGCGAAGGGTCTCGTCGTCTCGCAGGTCGCTCATGCTTCTTCCTCGCTGTCTGCGACGACGCGTTCGCGCAAGGCCTTCACCGCAGCATGCAGCCGGCTCTTGATGGTTCCGCGCGGCACGCCGAGCACGCGCGACATCTCCTCTTCGCCGAGGTCCTCGTAATACCTCAGCACCAGCACCTCGCGCAGTCGATCGGGCAGCGCGAGCACGCGCTCGCGCATGCGGTCGCCCTCGGCGACGGGCGGCGCATCGGGGGTCTCGCGCAGTGTCTCGTCCTCGATGCGCGCGGACTCGACCGCGCGGCGCTGCACTTCGAGGCGGCGATAACGGTCGCGGCACAGGTTGTTCGCGATCTGGTAGAGCCACGCGGTGAAGCGTCGCTCGACGTCGAAGGTCTCGCGCGCACGCACGACGCGGATCCACGTCTCCTGGAAAATGTCGTCTGCGGCGCTGCCCACGCGGCGCGACAAGAAGCCGTAGAGCATCCACTGGTGGCGCTGCATCAGCGTCTCGAGCGCGCGCTCGTCGCCGGCCTGGAGGCGGGCCATCAGTTCTTCATCGGTGGCCACGCCGCGCGAGGCTATCACGGACGCTTCGCGGGCTTTCTGGCGGACGCGGGTGGGAACGAGCTGAAGCGGGAGAGTTGCGGTGGTCATCGTGAGAGCGGCTACGAGCGAGGCAGTCGCCGCGTTCGCGGGCTAAAGACTCGCGTTCCCAGAAGCGCGAAGGCCGCCCGTGACCTCCCCCCGCATCGCCGTCGTCGGCGCCGGCATGGCCGGAATCGCCGCTACCCAGCGCCTGCTCGAAGCCGGCGCAGAGGTCGTGCTCGTAGAGCGCGCGGTCGGCGGCGGGCGGGCGCAGGAGATCGCGCGCGACGGCTTCCGCATCGAGCGCGCGCCGCTGCTGCTCGGAGCCCGCGACCGCTCGCTGCACGCGCTCGGCGCGAAGCTCGCGACCGCGGAGGCGCTGCCGCTGCTGCGCCCCGTCGCGATGGCGCAGCTGCACGAGGGCAAGCTGCACGCGACAGAGGCCGTCGACCACCGCGGGCTCCGCCAGCTCCCCGGTATGCCGCTGCGCGACGGTTGGCGCTTGCTACGGCTGGAGCGGCTGCTGCGCCGGTTCGCCTCGATTCTGGACGCGGGCTCGCCAGAACACGCCACTCGACTCGACGACCGCAGCGTGGCCGACTTCGTGCGCCTCTATTTCGGCGCCGGTGCGCTCGCGAGCTGGGTGCAGCCGCTGCTCGCCGCCGACCTCGGCCTCGAAATCGCGCACACGAGCCGCGTCGCGTTCCTGCGCCACCACGTCGCGCGCGCCGAGCTCGGCCTGGGCCGCCCGCGCACGAGCGTGGCTGTGCTCGGCGCAGAGCTTGCGCGCGGCGCGCGCCTCGTGCCCGGGGACGTGCGCGGCATTCGCGCGAGCGCGAGCGGCTACGAGCTCTCGCTCGCGAGCGGCGCGCGCGTCGAGGCCGAGGCGGTCGTGCTCGCGATTCCGCCGCGCGAAGCGCTGCGCGCCGCGGCGGCGCTCATCACGCCCGCGGAGGAGGACTTCCTCGGCGCGAGCCGCGCCGAGTCCGCGGTCGTCGCGAGCTTCGCGTGCAGCGGCGCGCTCGCGCCGCACTCGCTCTGGGCGCGCATCCCGCGCGACGCCGGCGTGCCGCTCGTGAGCGTGCTGCTCGAGCCCGGTGCGCCGGGTGGCTTCGCGCCCGAAGGCAAGACGCTCGTGCAGCTCGTCGCGACGCCGGTGTTCTCGCACGCTCATCTCGAAGCGGCCGACGACGCGATCGCGCGCTCGCTCGCCGCAGCGCTCGAGCGCGTACGCCCCGGCGCAGCGAGCGGCGCGCAGCTGCTCGACATCGCGCGCTTTGAGTGGGCTCGCCCGCGCTTCGACGTCGGCC encodes the following:
- a CDS encoding alpha-galactosidase produces the protein MSLASLARHERAGRLEPVRLGVRYSADVPPHRSGDGVLGAIAFAEAPLAVGTHRLGPFEISVSADLRGSDAAFDIALRSRASEPLYVESIVLGVRWRPPAAESGMRFLRNGWQSWSFSGARELDATGAAPFPSGPWLRGMFHAIGQPAADRAGWHESDLVTAAAAPSGATCLAGLCEAGRAMGLVYLRRESETVRVEVEAQLEVVAAPAERIESERFTFALGDSADALLEQFAAELGARAGARTNAPFQAGWCSWYQFFAAVSEADILRNLESLAKLRASLPIDVVQIDDGYQRATGDWLATNAKFPRGLAPLAADIRSAGFQAGIWTAPFCVVAESDTFRLNGDWLLRRGDAPFLGLLHREWAADSRVYVLDPSLPAVQRHLRSTFAAHAAMGFTYFKPDFLYAAAMQADAADASLPRAARLQRGLAAMREGAGAEAFILGCGCPLGAAVGFVDGMRIGPDTAPHWKPRAGIAGIEDTAASGANALRNTFARVFMHRRLWLNDPDCLMVRSASTELTPAEIHSLAAGIAASGGMAIVSDDVAALSPGDLELLRESLALAREVDAGAAHGTARALGLLDAGGPHGIVSHTQNAVIAVAHNASDAPATLSRDVSRELAARGALPPFALLGGTEPEPRDDALLRAELAPHASLAVRVAKDVRLAVFCDYDGTFAKQDVGSTIVRTHAAERRAQLWARLERGELDAWSYNMELLNGLAYPERTLNEFLRTIEIDPGGRALVDWCEEHGIPFRILSDGFDYNLERLQRIHGVRFAHDSNRLWYEQDRWRIAARYPDPRCGCATGVCKAARIREFRTHHPGARVIHVGNGRVSDLCGARAADLVFAKDSLAEELTKQGVAFEPFETLHDVIASLERLVSG
- a CDS encoding homocysteine S-methyltransferase family protein, which codes for MRARILDGATGTELERRGVACELPLWSARALLGAPEVLRAVHRDYAAAGAQALTANTFRTQRRTLARAGLGERAAELTARAVQLAREGAREAGAPNVFVLGSAAPLEDCYSPTLVPDDATLAREHAEHARNLVAAGIDAILVETMNTAREAEAALRAAHDAGARALVSFTCAPGARLLSGEPLTAAIARVLPLSPLAIGVNCAPWQTLAPCLDVLQESRMPFFAYANLGAPRADGARTNAQTPREFAAAARRWLDAGATALGGCCGTRPEHVAALAALLP
- a CDS encoding PspC domain-containing protein, with amino-acid sequence MSSTKICPYCAEEVRVEAVKCKHCGSFIGERRRTPRSEWTRSSSERVLAGVCGGLAEILGLPTAVVRLAFVLGTIISSGVGIVIYVVLAIVMPLDDAASARIRKRDAQERAVAPRDPDVERELGPDDPR
- a CDS encoding FAD-dependent oxidoreductase; this translates as MTSPRIAVVGAGMAGIAATQRLLEAGAEVVLVERAVGGGRAQEIARDGFRIERAPLLLGARDRSLHALGAKLATAEALPLLRPVAMAQLHEGKLHATEAVDHRGLRQLPGMPLRDGWRLLRLERLLRRFASILDAGSPEHATRLDDRSVADFVRLYFGAGALASWVQPLLAADLGLEIAHTSRVAFLRHHVARAELGLGRPRTSVAVLGAELARGARLVPGDVRGIRASASGYELSLASGARVEAEAVVLAIPPREALRAAAALITPAEEDFLGASRAESAVVASFACSGALAPHSLWARIPRDAGVPLVSVLLEPGAPGGFAPEGKTLVQLVATPVFSHAHLEAADDAIARSLAAALERVRPGAASGAQLLDIARFEWARPRFDVGRYRALAGFARVQADRRARGRRLYFAGDYLNAPTLEGAASSGLRAAAAALGDLRVEGAASA
- a CDS encoding sigma-70 family RNA polymerase sigma factor, yielding MARLQAGDERALETLMQRHQWMLYGFLSRRVGSAADDIFQETWIRVVRARETFDVERRFTAWLYQIANNLCRDRYRRLEVQRRAVESARIEDETLRETPDAPPVAEGDRMRERVLALPDRLREVLVLRYYEDLGEEEMSRVLGVPRGTIKSRLHAAVKALRERVVADSEEEA